TTATTTCAAGCGAATTGGAGTGACAATACTGACAGCGACCTGACTATCCTCCCTCAACTAGTGACAGCGATAACGAACCCACAACATCAACAGCAGTAAAGGTAACTTGATCATCAAATTTCTttatcctaacctaacctaatgtaatctaacttatacaaacaaaatacatgTAATTACTATGGTTACACATTCTACTTAAAATtctgttgaaaattattaaaatacttttaactgagtacatgatttattttattttattgattgttttcagAAAAAATCAACTAGCCAAAAGGAAGAAAAATACTAAACTGCAACCACCAATCAAGAGAACAAAGAACATACCTACTGCCGAACCATGGAGAAAAGGCATTTTTTCTCCTGATCCTGTGACTCTTCACGAACCTTCGTATATACCACTGGACTGTACGAATTGGAGTAATGAGAAGTTTGTTGAACTATATTATGATGATgatattcttttaacaatttgTGGAGAAAAGCAACCAGACTTATGTACTTAAGACAGGTAAAAAGTTTGAACTTATCTTTGAGAGAATTCAAAGTTTGGTTGggagtaaattttgtaatgtcaTCCCTACAGTTGCCCCAAATACGTATGTATTGGGACAAGGAATGGAGAGTTGCTGTAGTTGCTGATCATATGTCTAGGGACAggttttttcaaataagaaattcacTAAAAATTGTCTTTTGTTGATGACATTAATGAAGAGCAAAGGAAAGCCGATAGGCTATGGAAAATAAGACCACTGATTGACCGTGTTTTGTTAGGATGCTTAAAACAAACCAGAAATCAACACATCTGTATAGATGAGATGATGATACCCTTCAGTGGCACAAGTGACTTAAAACAGTACATTCCCAACAAGCCCAACCCCCTTAGGAATTAAGGTATTTGTTTTGGCTAATCCTACTGGGATTATATGTGACTTTGTGGTATACCAGAATCAGACCACCTTTACTCAAGATATTGCTGGAAGGCAATGTGAGTCTGCCGTTCTTTATCTAACTCGGTCTTTAGTTCCTGGTCATGTCATTTACATCGAcagatattttaatactgtacgaTTAGCTGAAGAACTTCTTAATCGTGGAATTAGATGCTCAGGGACTTTAAGGAAGGATAGGCTTCCCCAGGATAATGATCTTCCTGACgacaagatttttaagaaaagcCAAAGTAGGGGTTCAGCCACTGTCAGTGTTCGCGCCGATGGTGCGATAGCATTAACAAAGTGGCTGGATAACAAATCCGTAACTAATGATCTCAACTAATGAGTCCGTAGGGCTTATTGCCCTTCGAAAATCTAGAACTAAAAAAATGGACAGTTAGATGTTTATTGCACTTTTTTGATGTAGCCCTAGGAAATGCATGGCTTCAGATGAGGGAGATTAAGAAATCGTCAGGAGTATCTCCCAAGGACATTGTTCAATTCAGGCATTTCAAGTTGGAATTAGGTAAATCCATGATTGAGAAGAATAGTGTTCGTCTGGATGTTGATTGAAAATGGGGATGAAGATCAAGGACACACAAGAAGAAGGATTTTTGGATCGTAGGAAGAGTGCGGGCCCATGTTTAGAGAAAAGACTGCAAGGCGCCACCCACTTACCGGAGGTGACAAAGAAAATCCAAAAGAGGTGTGCTCTTccaagtgtttaaaaaaatctactgtTTTTTGTACACAGTGCAAAGTTTATCTTTGCCTTGTAGATGGAAGGAAACTGTTTTGCTAAATACCACACAAAGTAATTTGAGGGTCATgatttaaaaatcctaattaacTTAGTACTTTTAATTAACTCAAAAATCAACAGAAACCATGGAAGTCTGATTACGATAGCTCAGtgcagtaatttttaattcttttgtactCATGTTTAATTgacactcaataaaatatatggtttaaCTGGGATGTACTATGTTTTTATACCATTTCTACCCATTTCAGTCCGAAGTGCCTATTTTATTAGGACAATCAAAAAAGGGTAGAATAAGGCacaacagaattttttaaatattttttttggctcttttttcatttgtttatagaCAAGTTATTATCatgtcatatgatattttttaaaagaaaaaaaattctcGGGACTCAAGGCCAATTTTTTAGAGTGCCTAATAAAAGGCACTTCGGTCATAGTTGCTAAATCTTATTGAAATCCTCAGGTCTCAAGTACTATCAAGACAAGTGCCTAGTATTAGCCACTCTGGAACTCAGGaggttaaagaaattaaattatgctattgCCAATTATATACTTTAGATTAGACATTACGAAAACATGGAAAGGCATTTCATCATTAAAAGAAGCAACGACAGTATATATAGAGATCCATTCTATACTGAAATCTAGCAGTATCGATTGGATACAATTAGCCTACTGCTGAATTGTTACTAGAGCAGGCCACACCAAAATAGTCCGATAACATTTGatgcggtgttgccatatcgctgttATCACCTGTTTGTTACCTGTTGTTGATACGGatcagtaatttttcaaaaacggaAAACTGGCAATAGTTTTCGGTGCTGGATGTAGAGGGCGAATTATTATGCAACAGCCACCACCGACTATTTTGGTGCAGGCTGCTCTAGTAACAATCTAGCAGTAAGGTTAGTGTAGATTAGGTTAGGCTGCAAAGTAATATTAAGCGATTCTTTCatatataaattctttttgagatattgtacaaatatgtaataaactacgacaatcattaaaaaaatcaataatttaaatttaactcataaaaattaaagattacaatattaattaaaactaaacaaaaggtCCAGTACAGAAACGCTATTTATATGCTTTAAAGAACATAACTAGCTTGAATTATCAAAATTCCTATCACACAATACCTACTTGGATACAAGGTCTATTCTCAAAAATTCGAAGATTGTAGGAAGAACACggtttttattcattttgaatttaaggaaattatattttttaaataaacataagtttataaaattttaagtgttataaattttactagcaaaattatttttgcataaataaatataatatctaccTGAAGCTATAACTATAAAAGAACATATTGTAACAATTCCACATGTTTTACGGAAGACGGTCTCCACAATGACaacgaaatatttcaagaatttgaCAATATTTCGACACGATGTCTATCAGAAAATTTAGAAGTCAATTTACATTGTTGTTCTTATAGAGTAAATGGAATGATTAAGATAAATTTGTTGATGCTAGATCCTTGTTTCCTTCTTCGGTTCCTGAGAGCCAAGAAATTCAGCCTTCCGATGGCTCAGGAAGCAATGGAACGTTATCTCCTGCTTAGACAAACCTACAACTACGCATTTAATAACCTGGACTGCCTGTTGCCCAACATGGACTATCTCTTCTCTGAGGGGTCAGTAACACATTGTCTCTGTTTTGTCTGTTGGAAATGGatcttttattacaaattactcTCTGTATACTTGTTTGGAATAACgtatatattaacttttacttGTACAATAACAACTTGATGTTAATATAACAGCAAGCTCTTTTAAACCAATGTTTTTGTGGACGTTGTCATAAAGAAATGCTAATAATTATCTTCAAAGATAGAGCTTTTTTGGAAAATCAACAGTGAGAGAATTCATTGCTGATGTACGCAACAAATCAAAATAAGAACAATGTGGGTTAAGCCTTTCCTGGATTATAGAGTTTAAAGGATTTTTGGACTACAAAGATGGGTACCCAACAAGTCATTCTACtgcacaaaatgttataatatgaaTTACAAGGATACATAActaaatcataataattaaatttgaacaaaagtTCTTCAACTAATAACGAACATTCTTTTATAGGGTTATTTGATTACAATAACTCCATAACATTTGATTGCACATCAGATCAAAGGAAATTGTAATAAGTAATAGTATCTTTAAGgttagaaataatgttttaaaacataaataacaatcaGTTACAACATGTTTTTACATTGTCATTATgaacttaaacatattttatgtattttgcttttagttatttatttgcgGCTCCAGGAAGGGACAAAGATGGACGTCGTTGGATCATCGCAAGGCCAGGTGCTGTTTACTTTCAAATTGTTATTAGAAGGATGccaattttattagttttctcttataacaaaacttaaaaatgacAGGTCAACAACCAAACTAACTAGTTCATTTACACAAAAATTAGTAGTAGAAATAGTATTTTTCAGTGAGCTAGCACTCaatgcattcaaaaaatgttgttttgttcAGGAGTATTCGATCCTCACAAGTACACAAACGCTGACATGTGCAGAATCCACGGTATAACCTATGAAACTCTGATGGAAGATGAAGAGTCACAAGTGCGAGGGTTTGTCCACTACGGTGATGGAGCTGGAGTAAGCTTCCCCCACCTCACCCTCTTCACACCTAAGGAGGCTGTTCGGATAGTCAAAAATGGAGAGGTACTTTACAGAAGAATTTTAGAATTGCTAGGATTCATAGTCTTACTTCTTAGGCTTACGCG
The Homalodisca vitripennis isolate AUS2020 chromosome 1, UT_GWSS_2.1, whole genome shotgun sequence DNA segment above includes these coding regions:
- the LOC124358308 gene encoding alpha-tocopherol transfer protein-like isoform X2, encoding MHDPCFLLRFLRAKKFSLPMAQEAMERYLLLRQTYNYAFNNLDCLLPNMDYLFSEGYLFAAPGRDKDGRRWIIARPGVFDPHKYTNADMCRIHGITYETLMEDEESQVRGFVHYGDGAGVSFPHLTLFTPKEAVRIVKNGERTLPMRHKEVWGINVHPSIKYALDFGMSLISEKIKKRVKVFTNLEEAKKNMPDLSMLPKEYGGTVPMAEMIALWKKELLAARPQLLAHDEMRVRLELFSEGARAGAVSALRNNGSCNPQTDVLAGSFRKLQVD
- the LOC124358308 gene encoding alpha-tocopherol transfer protein-like isoform X3 translates to MVKEGKYMSPLSEDTRRLAREELREDEAIRENALEHMKKWAEDNPRIETCRTDPCFLLRFLRAKKFSLPMAQEAMERYLLLRQTYNYAFNNLDCLLPNMDYLFSEGYLFAAPGRDKDGRRWIIARPGVFDPHKYTNADMCRIHGITYETLMEDEESQVRGFVHYGDGAGVSFPHLTLFTPKEAVRIVKNGERTLPMRHKEVWGINVHPSIKYALDFGMSLISEKIKKRVKVFTNLEEAKKNMPDLSMLPKEYGGTVPMAEMIGMICW